The genomic window CGCTCCAGGCCACTCTTGTGGCTGGGTTTTCGCCCATTTGGGTCTGCGGAGGCCGACGAGGTAACCGGTGCTGTGGCACGCTGTTTAGCTGACAACCCCATCCAACACCCCTGGCAACATTTGGAAGCCCGGGTTTCACCGCGCAGCGCATCCCCGTCGATCTGTCGCACCCTCCATGCGGGAGAAATCTTCTCCATAGACCCACCCGCAGCCCCCGCAGGTCGCACCCTGCACAGCAGGCATGAAGTCCGCCGGATTCGCCTGCACGATCTGCTCTAGCCAGGTGTAAGATCGCTCCCGCAGCGCCGGGGCAAGCACCGGAGGCAGGTTTATCTTATGCAGGTCATGGGAACCGGTCTGACCCTCATCATACGGCATGCGCGGCCACGAAATCGCACCACCTGCGCAGCCAAAGGCGTCGTGGCGCGATGCTGGGACGGAGTCCCGCAGTGTAAGCAGATATCGGGCATGTGTGGTGAAGAAGTGCTTCGAGTATCCCGATTTCTACCCCCCATGCTCTGCGCTCCTTGGCGCCAGAGGAGGCGGGAATTGCCGCGTCAGCCTTCATCACGCAGGCTCCAGCAGGGAGATCAAGGGCAAAATGCCGTCCGCAGCCAGTCTTCACAAGATTGTCGGCTGGCATCCAATGCGAGCAACGCCTTACCTCGAAGCAGCGAAAAACAGTCCCGGAATGTGCTCCGAAGCCAGTTCGTTCATGAGGTGGCGATTTCCTGCTCGGTCGGATGTGAGCGCTCTGGATCATCAGCGATCAACCAGCGCTGGGAGATGACGATGGATGCACCACACCAGGCACGATGCCGGGCAACTGACTCCTTTGTCCGAGACGATGACGCCTTCCAAGATACCATCGTCATCAAAGATGTGATTGTGCCGGGCAAAGCGTCACGCAGGTGATCGAAGCGGTGGCGGAGGCGGGCTTCCAGCAGCCGTCCTGCCAGCGGGGCACCATGCCAAAGGTTCCTGTCCAGGTCCGCTTCAACGCATAGTGGTCGGAAGTCGCGAAAACGCACCTCGTGCTCGCCTGTTCATCGCTGACCAAGGGCAAGGCTTCAAACTCAGACTCTGCGATCAGGCACTTGGCTGATTTTGCCCACTTGATGAGGCGCTGAACCTGAACTTCCGCGAGGCTTCCGCCTGTGCTGCCAGCACCTGCTGAAGCAGAGGGAGCGGCCGCTTCGCATGCACGAAAGCCCGACGTGTACGCGACGACCTTGGGATGGGGTGTGAGGTGGGAAATGCTCGTTACGGGTTCGACTACCGGGAACCGATTTGTCAATCTGGGAGCCTCACATCGCCGCGTGGCTGCAACTGGAGATTGCCTCACTGCCGAAGTCGGTGTGCCGCGTAGCCGCCAGGCGAGGATGATGGCGGCAGCGGAGTGCGAAAGGCCGCGCTGCACACGCTGCCCGTTGCCGGGTGGCCATTTCGCAGTGAGCCGGAGTGGGCTGCGTCTGGGCGAGGCGAACGGGGGCAGCGTGCGGACGCCAAAAGCGGCGAATTCTGCCCCACGTGCGGCGGCGGCACTGCCGTTGTAAAAGCGAGGCCGAACATGTAAAAAGTGGCCCGCAGGGCGGTAGTGGTGTTGTGGCTGGGCCAGAACAACGCAGCGCCAGAGCATGCCGGGGAGCTTGTAGGCGGCGGGCGCGAAGTTACAGCCTTCCACAGGCTGATTTTGGCCAGCAGCTATGGCTTTGGCATCCAACGATCCACCCCGACCTACCGATATGGTAAGACCACTACTGATCGTCTCACAGCAGCACCAGATAGCGCCGCGATGAAAAAGCCCAGTGGCATGGCCCCCAGGCTGCCTGCAGGGGCACCGATGAGGATGCATACGGGGTGCGGCACGCTGCGTGATACGCCGCCGTGCTGCGCACGCCGAAGCCACCGCTCGGGTGGTGCCCAGGGCAGGAAGCAGCCCACGCTACCGACGCAGTGCGGGCTGGTGACGAGTCCGGCCATGACCCCCGCTGCGCTGGTATCAGCTGACTTGCATGGGCAGGTCGAACCGCCGGCAGCGCCGCTGCGGCGCATTTTGAAAGGCGATGATGAAGAAAAAAGTCCAGCCCGTCAGAAACAGGCCGAAGAGCAGCGCCACGAGCAGCCAGGGCTTATTGGAGATAATCTTTGGGATTGAGGGAACGCATTGTTTTGGAGAGGCGTGGATCAGGTCAAACAGGCGTGTCGATCCCGCGTGTGAGCTGCAGGTCGTTTTGTTTCCGTATCAGTGATGACGCTGAGTAGGATGCCCTCGCGGAAGGACTTCACCGGCACGGAGATGATGAGCGTGCGCTGGTTTTCCTGCCATGGGCTGGAGTGTGATGACCTGCTCATTGCAGCGACCTGCGTGTCTGTGGGCAACCCGCTGTCCAGCGTGATGCGGAAGCCGCCTTCACGGTTGCAGCTTGTTGATGACGCGGATGGTGAGAACTGGTTCACCACCACGCCATCACTGCACTTTTTGAACCAAGAGGCCCTACTCCATTGCGCACCGGGGCTGGCTTGCATCCGGGAAACAGGCGTGAGGCCACGATGAAGGCCGCGACTCCTGCCATATAACATGAAGAGTATAAAACAACGTGCGCGGGCGGATGAGAGCGTGTTTCCCATGCCACGGCCGGTGGTGGCAGATCATGGCGCAGCACTCCCGTGGGCCAGTGCAGCTTGGTCATGATCTCATCGCGAGCATCTACACGCGGCACAACCGATGCCCTCGACCTGGAGCCCATTCCGGACCTCGCTGCCGGTGGGGCACACTTGCGCAGGCGGCGGTCACGCACAGAACCAGCGCTTTCCCCTTTGCCGCGCGTGTCCCCACAACAACTTATCGTGACCGATGACCACGCTGTGATCGTCCGTGAAAACGGTTTGGAGCCTGCCAGGGGGGCATAAAATTCCGCAGAACTACTCCCAGGACCAACGGAAGCTAAAATATGACGCACCTGTCAGAACAGCACCACTCCAAGGCCACTAGATGCTCCTGCGGTGGCCCACTCATCATTTCCTTGCAGCCCATGCCAGAGACAAAGCCGATCAGTTGCCGTATGCGCGATGAGTGCAGAGACAATGGTAGATGCCGTGGCCGGAGCACACGTTTGGTGATTTTTGCGCGGGTCCACGGTGCTGCATCCAGCGCACGCCGATACGGTCACATCTCCGTCGATCAGCCGCTCGTGCGGCGTACGTTTTCAAGAACACCGTGTAAGGGCAGGTCCATCCGCACCAGAGCCGCCAAAGGCGCCGTGAAGGTGGCGAAAGCCAGCCCGTGACGACAGGGAAGCCGATCCACAGATCCTGCGTAGCAAGGTGATGCCGGAAAGTGAAACCGCCGCTCCGTAAAATAAAAACGGCCAGGTAGCTTCGGATGGTGAAATCACGGCGGCGCGACTGCAGCCAAAAGCATCACTAGCGCGGCCCAGCCCTGCGCCAGCGTGTGAAAGGGCCTGCGAACATCCGCTGGATGCAGGGACTTCTTTGATCCGTCTGCGTGGATGCTGGAGAACTCGACGCAATGTGTGTTGGGCTTCATTGTGAGCAGTGTTAACTGTGGCGCAGAATGCCCCTAGAGCTTTCCTCTTTGCGGATGGGTAAGGTAGTTTTTGCAGCTGAACTCCACTTTTCTACGATTCCATGCAAAGATGGTACGCCCATCACGCCATTTCGGGCCACCGATGAAGAGGGGGGCTCTGTAGATTCGCGGGACAGCATCCGTTTTGACCAGCACTTGCTGCTCGCCCAGACTTGGAGGTGCAGATTCGCCCTGCCTGCCATCAACCGCTGGGCGCTGGAGTCGGTTTTGAGGAACAAATCACGCGTGGGCACCACCCAGGATTCATATTCGCGGAGCACATCCTGCGGAGGTGCCCCAGGATCTCGTAGTGCTGGTAGGGAAGACTTTGGCGGCGAGGCGCTTGGTGAGGTCTTTTTGCGGCCTTCGGGGCACTAAGCGCTGCCGTGACCTTGGAGGGCATCATTCACGGCAAATAGGCGCTCCCCAGACTTTACCGTCGGTGTGGCCGGTTTTGGCCAGGAGCGGTACTGGCTGCTGCGCGGCTCGAAGAGATGAAAAACAGCATCGAAGCCTGCCCGAAAGCAGCACGCGGCACGCCGAGGCGCCGCTGGGGCGGCGACAGTTTTGCGGCATTGAGTGCGGGTAGCTTCGTTCCGGCATGCGGAATCGTGTTTCGTTGATGACTGGGCACCTGGGTTGGCCTTTGGCATGGTGGCGCTGGACGAGCAGGACGCTGCCTTTTTCGTCAAAAAACGTGGTGGTAGCCACTTCGGCGTCCCGGATTTCGCGTGGTGTGGACTTTGAAGCGAAGTGATCTTGTGGTCAGCAGGCATGGGCTCTAGGCCTCCGAGCATGATGACAGTGGCGCGAGCTAACTTCAGAGTGGAAGACCTCGGCGCTGATGGTCGGATTCGGCGTGTAGGGCTCAGAATGGCTTTTTATTGGTGCCCGCCTCGAACCCATTTGCATCCAGGCAAAGCCGGCCACGACTAGCGCCGCTGCCGTTTCGCAGAAGTGAACCAGGGCACGCGTAGCCAGCTAAATGACCCGCCGGCATTTTAAACTCTCTGCGCGGCGGTTTTGCTCCCGCTGCTCGTCGATTTCCATTTGGGCGATGCGGACTTGGATGGGAATTGAAAAAGTCCGGGCATGAGGAACGGGCAGCGGGCAGATGCGCCTTGCGCAGCGAGTGGCGCTGAGGCGGCGCATTTGCCTCCGCAGCCGGAGCTGCGGATCGTTTCAGGGCGGCTTCGAAAGCGGCGTTCTCGGATTCGTCATTTCGTCGTCTAGCCAGCGAATGAGGTCGTGGTTTTCGTCAAACAGGTTTCATAAGTGTCTTTGAACATTTCCTGGAGTTCTTTGCGTGCGTAAAGGCGGGACATCACGGTGCCCAGTGAGCAGGGCACCATCTGCGCTGATCTCTCTCTTCGACGGAGCCCCTCCACCTCCGCGGAGGACGACGACTTGGCGGTGATCTGGGGAGAGGCGGCTGATGGCATCCTGGATGCGGCGGCTCAGCGCGCACGCTTCATGGCACGGTCCGGTGCATCGAATGCCTGCGGTGCAGTGCGTCCGGGCATGGCGCGGTGCTCGGTGTGCTCGTCATCGAATTCGCCTGCGCTTTCGATCTTCTTTTGCGCAGCCAGTCGTAGGTGACGTTGTGGGCGATGCGGGCAGCCAGGTGTAGAAGGCCGCGTCCAGCTTGAAGTTCGGCAAGGCACGCCATGCCTTGATGAAGGCCTCTTGGGAGAGGTCCCCATGCTTCAGTTTCATTCGTACTGAGGTGGTAGGTCATGGCGTAGATGCGCCCGCGGTAGCGTGTGTGACCAGCAGGTCAAACGCGCGTGTGTCGCCCGCTTTGGCCTACGTTTGACCGGATCCACGTCGGTGGGTTCGACGGGCTCGGTCGCGGCAGCGGCTGCGGACATGTTTCAGTGGTATTGGCGGGTTTCTGACGCGGGGGCCGGGCTCTTTATTCGGTGAAAAAAATCAGGGAATTTTCAGAGTCTGTCGGGGCGGATGAGATCGCTCGTGAGGCCGTTGGCGGCCTTGATCTTGGCCACGCTGGTCTTTTCTTCAAAGCGATGCCGTAGAGGGTGTCTCCCTTGCCCACAGTGACTTTGGAGCCGCTGCTGGATTTGGGTTTGGCCTTGGACTTCGATTTGGAGGCGGTGGTTTTCGGTTTGGACTTGGGTTTTTGATTGCTGCTGCTCGTGGTGCTGCGCTTGGGCGTGCTGTAGGAGTTGGAGGCGACGGTTTTCTTCGGCGCATCAAAGGAACACGGATTCGCGCGGGTGGCTCTGGTGCGGAGGCGGGTGGTGGCGGTGTCTCGTAATTCGGCATGGTCACATCCGCCGGGCCGCTGGAGCCAGGGTAGGGGTGTAATGGCCGTCGTTGAAGTTCGAGGCGTAGGGGGTCGCTCACACATTCGCTGCGGGATCGTTGGTCGATTTGCAGGCGGCTAGGCAGAGGGATGCGGCGAGGGCGAAAAGAAAGGGCGTTTTTCGTCATACAGAGGTCGCCATGATGCGGTCAGCGGTGGGGATGGTCAAGGCTAGGGAATGTTTTAAAACGGAGAGAAATTAGCCCGCATTTTCGCGCAATGACTCGGAAGTGCCCAGTCCTCAGTGCTCAGTGGGGGAGTTTTACGAGGCAAAAATGCAACAGAGCACTGAAAACTGAGCACTTGGCTCAGAGGGTCGCAAAATCAGAAGGATGCGCTTCCATCCCGGAGTGTGAAAATGCGGGATTAGGCGGCTTACCGCCGCCGCTCTGCCACCACGGCCAGCAGGATCCACAGCTCCGAGCACGATGTTTTGCGTATTGCTCTACATTGGTCAGATTCATGCCGTTCTGGATCACGGCGATGACAGAAGGCACCCAGCAGCGTGCCCAGCATGGTGCCACGCCCACCACTGAGACTCGTCCCGCCGACGACGGCGCGGCGATGGCGTGCAAAGCTCATACTTCGTGCCAAAGGTGCCGCTGCCGCTCTTGGTGCGAGGCCATGACCACGCCGCCCAGACCTGCGAGCAGGCCACAAAGCGTGTACGCCAGCACCGTCACTCGCTGCACCGGCACGCCGGAGATCATGGCCGCCTCCGCATTGCCGCCCACGGCATAAAGATGTCGCCCCAGGGCTGTCTGCGTCATCAGCACATGCGCTACCGCGTAGAGCAGTAGCATGAGTAGCACCGCATTCGGCACACCTGCCAGATCCGCGCCCCGTCCCAGCCAGATGAAGCTCTCTGGCACCTGATACACGCTCTGATTCTCCGCCAGGCGGAATGACAGGCCACTACATACCAGCATCAGCGCCAAAGTGACGATGAAGGCTGGTAGCCGTAGCCGCGTGATGAGCACTCCATTCAACCAACCGCATGCGCCGCATACCGCCACCCCGCATGCGCCTGCCGCCAGCATGCCCACGGTGCCCGCGCTGGTGCCGCCGCAGGCATCACGGATCACCAGTGTCGTCACCACCGCGCTCAGGGCGATGAGACTGCCCACGCTCAGGTCGATCCCGCCTGCCACGATCACCATCGTCATGCCGATGGCCAAAATGGCGATCACCGCGATCTGGCTGGCGACATTGAGCAAATTCTCCGCAGTCAAAAACACCGGCCAGCGTGTGCTGCGTGGCTGGAGCACGCGAGTGTCCTTCATCGTCGGGAAATCCGCGCCCAGATCGCTAAAGACCAGCCACCCCGCAGTCACATCCGTGCCGGCGATGTAGTCCAGCCCTCCGCCAGCCTCGGCGATGCGCCGCAGCGCCGCGCGGGCATCACGCGGCTCGCCCTGCACGACGGCGAGCACGCTCGCGCCGCGATTTCTCAGCTCTGCCTCCGCAGCGCTGGCAAAGGCGCTGTCCTCCGCCTGACCACTGCGCACCGCCACCAGCACGTGGGCGCCTTTTTGCACCTGCGCAGCCACCTCACGCCCAGCAGCCGCGCCACGCGGCATCACCTCCGTCAGCGTCAGGACGCTGAAGAGCCCGCAGAGGACGAGCAGCACGATGACGCGTGAAAACTGGTCGTGCATGGGAGGAAGAGGACGAAATCGGTGTGCCTCACACCGCAGGTGAAGGCGTGTGGCCTTTTTCGATGAGTATCTTGTCCACCATCAGGATGTACTTCAGCGGATACTTCTTCCGCTGGTATTTGCGGAACATCAGATCGCGCAGCATCAGCCAATCTTCATCCGTGGGATGCTCCAGCGGAGCCCAGGCGGGCATCTCGGGCTCGATCAGGTAGTGCCAGATCCAGTTTCGGAAGTCCCAATAGGCACGCACATAGCGCTTGCCTCCTTCGGGGATGGATTCGTGCCATTCGTGCGCTTGGTTTTTTTTCATAGATTGATGCGAGGCTAGCATGCGATAGTCACCCCGCGCATGCAACCTCCCGGTCCATCTCGTTCTGCCCTGCCGCCCCTGCTCGGCTACCTCGCCGCCATCTTATCGGCGGGGCACTCCTCGCGCCGCTGCTCTTTGATTTGGGGAAATGGGCTCAGGCATGGCTCAGCGGCTCCTCGCTGCGTGATCTAGGCATCACGCAGTGGCTGCTGGATGAGATCCGCCGCGCTAGCTTCACTCGCTACTTCAACCGGGCCGTGCTCGTGCTCGCGCTGGGGCTACTGTGGCCGCTCATGCGGCTCATCCGGCTGGATCGGCGTGTGTGGCCTCCGTTGGTGCCTGTGGGCACTGGGATCAAAGAAGCGCTCACCGGCTTCGCACTCGCGGCGGGGCTGCTTTTTGGCCTGGGGCTGCTTTTTATCCAAAGTGGCGTGTATCAGCTCAAAGCGGACGCGGCTTGGCTACGGCTCGCGCCGCATCTCACGGCCGCATTGGGCGCAGGAATCATCGAAGAGCTGTTTTTTCGCGGCGCACTGCTCGGCATCCTGCTTCGCAGCATGAGCACGCGGCAGGCTTTTTGCTGGTGTACCTTCATTTTTGCCATCGTGCACTTTTTGCGTCCACCAGAGAGCTGGCAGCTCGCGGATGAGGCTGTGCGCTGGCATAGCGGATTCGCCGTGCTAAGTCAGCTCTTCAGCGGCTTTGGCGACTGGCGCTTTTTCGTGGCAGAATTCCTCACGCTGACCGCTGTGGGGGCTGTTTTGGCCTTTGCTCGGCTGCGCAGTGGCCGTCTGTGGCTGCCCATCGGCCTGCATGCGGGTTGGGTCTTTGGTTTGAAGTATTGCATGGCCCTCACCCTGCCCACCGCGCTCATCACCAGCGGCCAGAGCCTGCCCTGGATCGGCGCGAACCTCAAAATCGGCCTCGCACCATTCGCGACGGTACTTTTCACTGGCTTCATCGTGTCGCGGCTCCAAAAGAAGCCGCCTCACTCGATCACTCTCACATGAATCCCCGCACCATCCGCAAGCTCCACCGCTGGCTCGGCCTCTTCTTCAGTATCTCCGTCCTCCTGGCCGCTGGCAGTGGGGTGATTCATAACGTCATGACACGCACGCAGGCCCCGCCACCGCAGGCGAAGCCCTCCGGCGGTGGCATGGACGTGAACGCCATCCGCATCAGCGTCGCAGAAGCCACTGCCAAGCTCGGAAACCCCTCACCCGCCGTGCAAGCCGTGAATCTGCGCGGCATCGGTGGCCAGCCCTGGTATCAAATCTACACCCCAGAGTCGAAGACACCGCACTACATCAGCGCCGTAGATGGCCGTGTCGATGCCGCCCAAGATGAAGCCTACGCGGCGGAGATCGCACGCGGCTTCCTCGCAGGCTCCGAGGTGAAAAAAACCGACTACCTCACCGCCTTCAACACCGAGTACCTGAACATCTTCCGCATCCTGCCCGTGTATCGCTTTGATACCGGCGACGCTCTCGACACCCGCGTCTATGTCAGCACCACCACCGGCAGCGTCACACGCCACACCGATCGCCAGCGCCAGCTCGAAGCCACCATCTTCACGAACTTCCACAAGCTCGGCTTCATCCGTGACAAAGACACCCGTGACTTCGTCCTCACCGTGCTCACCGCAGGCACCGCAGTCGTCGCGCTGCTCGGCATCGCGCTCTTTTTCGTCACGCGTCCGCGCTCACGCGGATGAATCGGGGTCAAAATGCCGCCCTCCGCTCTCATGGACATGCCGCACGTTCTTTGAGCGTGGAATTTGGCCAGCCAAAGCCGTTATGATCGCGCCATGAAGCTCTTTTTGTGCCTCGCTCTCCTCACCACCATCACCTTTGCCGATGACTCGGCAAAACTCGCCGCTCTGCTCGCAAAAAGTGGCGTCGTGACCATCCCTGCGGGCGATTACCATCTCGATGGCACTCAGCCGATCCCCCTGCGATCAAACACCACCATCATGGCCCACGGCGCACGCTTCCTCCTGCCGGAGTCGCTGCCGGACAAAGCTCGCGTAGTGCTTTTTGCCGGGGAAAACATCGCGCACTTCGCATGGCATGGCGGCGAGTTCATCGGGCATGTCTTTGACCCCGCGAAGAAGGACAACACCTGGGAACCGAACGCCAACACCAAAGGCATCGAGATCACCACCACCATCGCAGGCGGCACGCACGACATCCTTTTCCGCGATGTGAAATCCAACGGCATAGCCGCCGCCGTCATCGGCGTGCATGGCAAATACGGCACGAAAAGCGAGAGCGAAGTCGAGCACTACGCCGAGCGTGTCACTCTCGATAGCTGCACCCTGCTGCGCAGCGGCAAGTTCATGTGGGACTACGGCTACCTGTGGCAAATCATGACCTTCCCCGAGTCCTACCAGCCCTGGGAAGTCGAGCGGGCCAAAAAATACTTCCGCACCGATCTCATTCGCGAGGTGGCCTTCAGCGGCGACCTCGTGAAGTTCGACAACACCATCAAACCCATCGCCATCAGCGCCACCGATGAGCCGAAAGAGGCGCTAACCTTCATGGGCAATGAATTGCCGAAAAACATCCTTCGCGGCCAGCAATACTTCGTCGCCGAGTCCACCCCCACGCACATCAAAATCGCCGAAAAACCCGGCGGAGCGCCGATTCGCTTCACAAGCGACGGTAGCGGCACTTTGGCCTTCAACATCAGCGCCACCTACCTTTCCGCCTATGCCCCGACCGGCAGCGGACCCGGCAAAGGCACCTTCGACATCGTCGGCGCACGCGATGTGCGTGTCACGGGCTGCCAGCTCAGCGCCATCGGCGACACCATGCACATCCAGCGCTGCAAAAACATCGTCTTCGCCAACAACCATATCCTCGGTAGCCGCATGGGAGCCTTCTTTTTGGCCGAGTATTGCCAAAACGCCTCCATCACCGGCAATCTCGTCGATGGCACCAATGGCAGCCGCGTCATCAGCGTCGAGAAAAGCTGCACGGATGTCACCATGACCGGCAACACCTTCCGTGGCGGCGGTCGCGGCGCCTGGATCAACCAGCCCGTAAACTTCATCATGACCGGCAACGTCTTCATCAACAACACCACCAAAAACGACCCCGACCCACGCCTCGGTCGCATCGCCTTCCAGACCGCGCAGCCTGGCCACTTCCCCGAGCTCTACTTCACCCTCTACGAGCCCGGAGCCACCTACGGCCCCATCATCGTGAAGGACAACATTTTCCACCTCGGCCCCCATTGCCCCGAAGAAGCCGTCACCTTCGCCCCCAATGGCCACGACCTCGTCTTCACCGGCAACACCTTCCAAAACAAGCCCGCCACCATCGTCGTCGATCCCACCTGCACGCGTGGAACCATCGAAGGCAATCTCGGCGCAAAGACCGTAAAGAAGCCCGTCGATTTCAATCACGGGCGGCGGTGAAAAGAACCCGGTTGTTCCGCATTCCTAGCCGGATAGACCTTCCTTATGCTCGTCAAAGCCTTTCTCGATTTCGTCGCCACTGTGGATCGTGCCACGATTCTGCCCACACTTGCGGCGGCGGATCAAACCCGCGCAGAAATCATTGAGCGCTTCCCGCTCGACGAGTTTGCCACACTGCCGCTGGAGCGCTTCGCCGTCGGCAAAAATGACAAATCCACGCTCTGCTATCTGCTTGAGTTTGGTTCAGATAGTCTCGGCAGCATGAGTGGTGGCAGCGCGGGCAAGCTCGGCGTGTATTATAATCGCAAAAGCCAGATGTGGCGCAGCGCAATACCGGACATGCCTGACCCGCAAGCAGCTTGGCAGGCACTACGAGCGGACTTTCTCAGCTGCATCGAACTCGGCAAAACTGGACGTTGGGATGAGATCGACGCACTCCCGGTTGCTCGCTATACCTCAGCTCTGCGCACGAAATGGCTGCACGTACATTTCCCGGATGAAGTCATCAATATTTACTCCTTCTACCACCTCAAGCAGTGGATCAGAATGTTCGGCGGAGTGAGCAAACGCATTCATGGCAAAAGATTCACCGCCTTTGCAAACCGCCAGCTTGTTGAAATCCTCCGCGCTATTCCAGAACTCAACGGACGCAGCCTCCGGGAGATTGGCCACCTTCTTTACAGTTGGCCGGAGAGTCCTTTGCGCAAAACGAAGCCTAGCGACGATGGAGATGACGATGATGAAACCAAAACAACGCCAGCCATGATATGGACGAAACCACCCCTGAACCAAATCCTCTACGGTCCGCCTGGCACTGGCAAAACTTATGAAGTCATTCGCCATGCCGCTGAAATTATAGAAGGCCGCGAAATTCCAGACGATGACCATGCCAAGGCCGCCTATGACAAAGCCTGTGATTCAGGCCGCATCCGCC from Verrucomicrobiaceae bacterium includes these protein-coding regions:
- a CDS encoding right-handed parallel beta-helix repeat-containing protein yields the protein MKLFLCLALLTTITFADDSAKLAALLAKSGVVTIPAGDYHLDGTQPIPLRSNTTIMAHGARFLLPESLPDKARVVLFAGENIAHFAWHGGEFIGHVFDPAKKDNTWEPNANTKGIEITTTIAGGTHDILFRDVKSNGIAAAVIGVHGKYGTKSESEVEHYAERVTLDSCTLLRSGKFMWDYGYLWQIMTFPESYQPWEVERAKKYFRTDLIREVAFSGDLVKFDNTIKPIAISATDEPKEALTFMGNELPKNILRGQQYFVAESTPTHIKIAEKPGGAPIRFTSDGSGTLAFNISATYLSAYAPTGSGPGKGTFDIVGARDVRVTGCQLSAIGDTMHIQRCKNIVFANNHILGSRMGAFFLAEYCQNASITGNLVDGTNGSRVISVEKSCTDVTMTGNTFRGGGRGAWINQPVNFIMTGNVFINNTTKNDPDPRLGRIAFQTAQPGHFPELYFTLYEPGATYGPIIVKDNIFHLGPHCPEEAVTFAPNGHDLVFTGNTFQNKPATIVVDPTCTRGTIEGNLGAKTVKKPVDFNHGRR
- a CDS encoding PepSY domain-containing protein, whose amino-acid sequence is MNPRTIRKLHRWLGLFFSISVLLAAGSGVIHNVMTRTQAPPPQAKPSGGGMDVNAIRISVAEATAKLGNPSPAVQAVNLRGIGGQPWYQIYTPESKTPHYISAVDGRVDAAQDEAYAAEIARGFLAGSEVKKTDYLTAFNTEYLNIFRILPVYRFDTGDALDTRVYVSTTTGSVTRHTDRQRQLEATIFTNFHKLGFIRDKDTRDFVLTVLTAGTAVVALLGIALFFVTRPRSRG
- a CDS encoding CPBP family intramembrane metalloprotease yields the protein MGKWAQAWLSGSSLRDLGITQWLLDEIRRASFTRYFNRAVLVLALGLLWPLMRLIRLDRRVWPPLVPVGTGIKEALTGFALAAGLLFGLGLLFIQSGVYQLKADAAWLRLAPHLTAALGAGIIEELFFRGALLGILLRSMSTRQAFCWCTFIFAIVHFLRPPESWQLADEAVRWHSGFAVLSQLFSGFGDWRFFVAEFLTLTAVGAVLAFARLRSGRLWLPIGLHAGWVFGLKYCMALTLPTALITSGQSLPWIGANLKIGLAPFATVLFTGFIVSRLQKKPPHSITLT